Genomic window (Acropora muricata isolate sample 2 chromosome 11, ASM3666990v1, whole genome shotgun sequence):
AAAATTTCGACCGAACGTAAATTTTACGGTGACAAGCAAAAAAACTGAGGAAACTAAGAGAACGTGAGGACGTCAATTAAGCAGTTAAGGTAAGGAAGAAAAGACAAATCAAAATTTGtcaatccaaaaagaaaaatctggagcAAAGAGAATAACATGAAAAAGAAGTAAGTTCAATCCCTCGAATGTATAGTTAAATTTTATGTTACCATTCTTGTTTCTTACTTTAATTTCCTGTCAGTTTAATTCAATGCTTGAATTTTTTAACGTTCTATGTGTGCAGTAATTTTAAATCAAAAAACCCTTTGACTGCTTACCAACAGCAAGGGAAAACCAACCGTGAAAACATGGGCAACCCAGGAACCGTGGTCATTTCTAGATCCATGATGCAAGCACCAACAAATGGCAGACAACCGATACCGATAGCCCCAGCTAGGCTAAACAAATCTATACTTGGAGTCAACCATACCCATTAACACCACGGAAAAGAAACTTTTAAGGTTATGGTATTCTTTACATGACTTCAGTCCACCACGGGGGCACTTAATTGGTCTATAACACCCTTTGAGTGCTTACCAACGGCAAGGGAATTGCCACGCTTTCTCCAAACCTTGCTTCCAAACTCTTCTTCTGATTTCCAATCGGCATGTGTTCTTTTAACGGTATCTTCACATAAACAATCCACTATTGCGGTTGTCACCTCATCGACGTATCCGACAGTCTGCTCTTCGATTTCTGCCATCTCTGCTGTAGTAAAACAGTGGTCGCTTATTGCAAGACGATACAAAGAAATTGCTAATCGATCTTCCGGGGATATAGACTCTTCAGTGATGGTATCTTTTTCAATGGCGTTACAAATGCGCCCCAGTAGAAAAATGAATGTAGACTGATCTAGATATcctgaaagtctctttaaaccgtttctcGCTGTAAGTGGACCACACGTTGGTAAACCAACCAACATCGCTTGGAAGCGGCGGCAAGACCGCCTCGAGACAGGTGCTCCATTGTTGTTCGCTAACAAAAGCACTGCCAGGTATACCACGCTGTCGTCTCTGATACACTGTTCTCAGAGCTGTATGTCATGCGAGTCTTATTTTTCGGTCTTTCGCAATAAATTGCCAAAGGAACCACAGTAGCAGCGCATCGAGTGAATGGCATGGGGACACGTGCTTATTCCCATgatttaaggttactgtagaccttcaggggtgccttccgaagaatcattcgcatgcgcgtctcttatgttataaccatagaaaagtatatatcatcgtaaagctacTAACATTTAAAATCAGAAGAATTAATTTTGTTGGTTATATTTAATGGTAACCTTAAATGAAGTGCAACTTGACGCAGGTTCGACGTATGCGTCCACGCTGAAATTATGTCGACTCTTTGTCGCACCTATTTGTAATTTATTCGACGCGACTTGGATacgacgtttgccctaggcctttAGTTCAAATTTTATCATATTATGACAGACACATGTATGGTGGCCTAGAGCTGCCATAAGGATTTTCGgtgttttttcaactttttccttttatatgatatttcattttacttatttagtttattttatttgttttatttcatttcactcgttttattttattttattttgttttcaaaaacaatttattatagaagtaaaatgaaatcaaagaaaaaaatgtgtctaaaatgcattttaaggaggctcacaatagtttttaggttttctagcactttgacatttgacggattcaaaaaagcaaaataatatattttcttacagtttcttggtaacagttactagctcgatcatcagtgaacctaaacacgaTCATGTGACGTCATCACcagttaccatagcaacagcatatggctCTAAAGAGGAGTTTCTAACGCTAATAGcacaaaaattaactcggtacccctatttttcttaattttatccaattttacatgaaaacctgagcaattatagagagtttaaaaaaattctctggagcagattttatgtaattgctaaaaaccgtaatttttgagtggctataaatccggtccacagaatttcttttaattttaccagtagtttcctcttagtctacactacccaattttaaaataaaatagtggggtcaccgaacttgtttttgaaataattcaattCGCGTCTCAAGAagatccacgcgcgtttccaaaatctgggctttacaagatcccgcctttcgcatgcgcaaacgttaACCGCTGGTCAAAGCCCTGGATTTTTTTTGAAGAGTTGCTGACTCGATTTTCGGTCGATCAGTCGTTTAAGTGgacctgtaaattatttttcgaaTTGCTGTTAACAAGCTTGATTCGTTGCTAAGTTTTGGAGAATTTTGGTCATCTATACCTGGCTAATGCTACGCGAGGTACGTACATTTTTATTAAGCATCTCCAGAAGCACAACACGTGCTGGCCACTTTCTACAGtttaaatgtggttaaatggAAAAACATGAATTTACAACTTACCAAAAATGGAGGCAAAAGAACTACTCTTCGTTCGGAAATGGTTCCTGAAAGTGGTTTGCAATGGCATCGAGAATACGCTTTGTGCGAGTAACACGAGGTTTCGTCGCTGTGCTCTGGGAAGGAGGCATGCTGAGGATCGCAAGCAGTCCCTTTGTTCCGAACTTTAAATACAACTCTTTGATATGTGAATAGGATAGCCCACTTCCTGCAATCTTCTGAGCCATTGATTGTTTTATTGTGCCATTGTCGTCCCTGGGGTCGAAAAGTCTTCCGCTGAATGTCTGGAAAATTTCATGGCGTCTATCCAAATACGACATGCTGGAAATGGCTTGTTCAACACTAATAACTCCAGAACAATTCACGAGTTTTTCCTTGTTCAGTTGAAGTGCAGAATGAAACAGAATTTTTGTAAGTGCCTTGACGTCCTCCAAGGCATCGTGGGCTTcaaattcttttttaaaaaGATGCGAGTATAGTGCTGATTGGTTTGATTTACAAGATGTTGATTCACTGAGTTGCCGGGTGTTTACTTTTTAAAAGATGTTTGATTAGGATTTGACTGACGCCAAAATAAACATTCAGGTTGCGAAAAATTTCGTTGCTTTTCCGGAGAAGTATTGGCGTGTCAAATGTTGATGAATTATGACCTATTGGAACTATACAGGATTCCTTCTGGGATGAACATTTTACTTGACTAAGAAAGGTATGAAACTCCTGAAGCGCTTTATCAAGAGAGACAGTTTCCActggttggtttttttttttcaataattttctgATGCCATTAATATTTTGAACAGATAGTTTGTTCACTCGCGAAGCTCCGGTACTCACATTTCCTGTCGATAGAATGTACTTCGAAAACACATGATTTTCTTGAAGGGCGGAGAGCTGACAGAGTTCTGCATTTTTCCCGGTGCAGCAACAAAAATGTAAGTTTGGTTTGGATCATAAGTTAGTTTTGGCAGATCAGGCTGAGCATAGTAAGATGGCACTAGTTTTTCATACTCGTGAAGCTCATTATCAGAAATGTTTTCCACAAGATGTTCAATGTGAGTGCAAGTTTTTGGTGTAGGCTGATTGACACTTGTATCCAGATTCAAAGCAACTGCAGTTTCATACGTTTTTCCCTCCTTAGCTTCTTTTTGACTATTTTGATTGGATTTCTGACCCCGTAATTGATTTCTcctatatttgaatttttttgtagcCTTTCGGGTTCTGTCACTGAGCACTTTTTTGTCCATCATATCTTCATGTGATGTACAAAAACAGCCGGGTTCGATATTCAGTACCTCTAAGACTGTACTCACATACCCATAGCCAAGATTTCTTTGGGCCACACCACAGGCTACTCTGAAGTCGTTGCTCACACTTCCTCCATAATACCGAGTTTTGGGTTTTTTTGTTGCTATGGTATTATTTAGACTTTCATTCCGTTGAGAGTTGGCACATGGGGAAAGCTTTTTGACAACAATATCAGTGGCATATTAAGAAAAGATGTTAGTTAGGGCATTTTTCAGGGGCTCACCATATAAACTCTTTCCATTTGGTAGGTCTGTGTGCTTGTATCTCTCAGGACATTTTTGGAAGCAACACCAGGATATATCGCACAAACTGTGTTCCCAAAAAAGAGTGTGGTACTATGGAGTTGATTCCTGATTTTAAGAGTTCTGGATTTCCAGCAATCTGAGCTACAACGTAACTAAAGCATTTTGCTGAGTTTTGTTGCTCAGTGTTGAAcagttttgaattttgaagCGATCTTTCAGATTGAAAAGACGAGTGGTGAGAGAACGTTTGGTATGTATTGTGTCCGACCACTTTTCAACGTTGTATGGCACTTTGTTTAAAATATCAGCAATAGTGGTACTATCGTCATCTCCAACATATGTGCTGAACTGGGTTCCACTGTCAAGGGCATTCGTCCAAAGCTCAATTGCTACATCTCTCTCCATTGACTTGGAGGACCCAACATGGTTTTTTCTGCAGTCATGTGTTTTGCCCATTTTTCCCGATTTTTTGCTGGATTCACATATTCTGCAGGCTTTACATCTTGTCGCATAAGACAGAACCTTTCCAGTTTTTAAACTCATTGATGCTCCGTGACCAGTGAGTGAGTTGTGCCCTTTGCCTCTTTTCGTCCAACCCATGTCGTATGACACTGCAATTCCTGGCATACTATCTACTTCCCCCTGATTGTAAGATTTTTCCACATTTTCCTTTTCCTGTTCCATATACACATCACAACttgcttttgcttccttttcaatgCTGTTACCTATTTCTCTTTCTCGCATTCTGAACAGTTGGCTATTCATTGTTGGAACGTTTAAAGTGGCCAGAAAATTATTTAGTTGTGTCTGTCCAACTCCAATATGAAGTGAGCCAAGAACTGCTCTAGAATTAATGTCACTGGCTTTTGGCCCTCTGCTACCTGTTCTGTGATGATTAGATGTATGAACATtgtttatttttccacacttgGAACACTGAATGTTGAAAACACTACTTAGCCCACTTCTTGTTTCACCAACCATGTTGTTCAAAGACAATGGACCTGGAAAccaaatttgtttatttatcatTTCACTTTTCTTTCCAGTAGCCTGGTTTAGACTGGTTAGTAAGTCTGATTTGAATAACAAATCTTCACTAAACTAAGAGAGGGAGAAAGATCATGAGAAATGTCTAATCCCACACCTAAAAGTTTGATTATAATTCTATGAGTCATAACACTGCATGTAGGGATcacattataattatttttgttcttgaTGATATACAAAGGGGAGGACTTGTTTATtgtatgaaagaaatattgaatgTGTACTCTGGTAAGGAAGCTGACTGTATAAACGTTTTTCTCCAAGCAGTAAATATTTGATAATTGTTAATAAAGCCTCACAATGATTGCAGAAGGAGGACAACTTGTACAATAATTTTTGTACATGCAGAACTCGATATTTATGCTAACAGTTTATTGGCCTATTTTTACCATTGGAAAAGTCCACAAAGTTTACCTCACCTGCTTGACAATGTAAACAAGACTTGAGGTCAATTTTTAGCACTTGCATGTTCACAATTCGTGTCCCTGATAACATTTGAACGTCCTCTTCCTCTATGTTTTGCTATGAACAGAAAATGATTACTTGAACTCTTCGAAAGAAACTGCGATATCTGCAGTTTAATTTGGTACAACTTACTGGTCCAAAAGAGAACTTACCTGTTTTGACCTGGTCACTGTTTTCTTGGGGGGCTCAATGTCCTCTTCCTCagtatcaatttgtttttcctGGAATTTTTCCTCAGTTGCCCTCACAAGGTTTTTCAACACGCTCAAGCGTCTTTTCGACGCAAAACGACCtttatggcgaccagaatttGCACAAACAGAGTTTTCgtcatcttctccagcataggcCACCGATGGATAAAGCAAACGGAAGCCACACAAAAAGCCGGCCAAGGAAAGAGTAAAAATTAAACGTGTGCATGGTTTGGTGTCGGGAATCTGGTAGTCCACTCCAGAGTCTTTACGATCGATCGCAGCGCGTACATAAAAACTCGgcaaacatttctttctttagcTTATAGCACAAATATAGACTTTTGGCGGctaaaaatttcccaaaaacTCGATTTACCCTGAAAACTAGACATGAAAAGAGTTCGACTAGAAAAATTAtgcgccgccatgtttgtttacattctCCATGGCCTTTAAAAAATCCCACGAGTGACGCGCGTAATTCGCtaggctagaacccagtcctaaaactattgtgagcctccttaattcaaagtaaaatcaaatgaaaataaaagcaactgAAAATTATAACACCGTGGCCTAGAACTGCCATAGACCAAGATGCCTTGGGGGCGGATTTTACccataacaaaacaacatggcggacaggaaAAGGAAATCGTGGGGCACTTTTAAGAACGAGATGAAAGCAAAGAGGCGTCAAACTGGAGATGGCGTTgggaagaaaaacgaagaagGTAACGTTCTTGAGAGAGGAGAATTAGTAGTGCAGAGATTGAGCTCAGAAGTATCCGGGAATATACTCCAGTAGGGCCACGTGAGTTCGTGCAGTACGATGAGGAGGAACTCTCCATCGAAGGGATCAAAACAGCttgcgaaaaacatttttcatcttCATTAGAACGCAAGGGATTGTCATGTGATATTTTGGCTGGTGAGCAGGGAGCATCTTGTCACTCAATGAAGCAGATTCCCGATTTCAAGGTGATCCACGTAAGATTTATCAAGTCATCCAGTTCACCTACTTGGCAGTTGGAAGACGAACATGCATCGCGTTCGAGTAGACAGCAATGCGTTGTGTTAAtatggttgacaggcctacgtGGCTCTGGAATACGTGGTTTGGTTTTCTCTGTATGATATTATGTGGGGCTCCTTGAAAATTCGatttagcaatggttgttgctgtattaggtaccacttcctcgttaaggtttctttgagatttggaactgccgggtggtattgttttatgaagggcaagattcgtttttttttgtttcgtttcgttgGAGGAGGGCTTGTGTCCTTTGTTCAAACCTCACTTCTGAGAGTGcgttgttaataaaattttgtgGATAGCCGCTCTCCATAAggtgctttttaaattttgtaatggTTTCTTCACGAACTCACGTGGCCCTACTCAAGTATATTTTTGGGCTTTCCCGGATACTTCTGAGCTCAGTCTCTGCACTACTAATTCTTCTCGCTCAAGAACGTTACcttcttcgtttttcttcccAACGCCATCTCCAGTTTGACGCCTCTTTGCTTTCATCTCGTTCTTAAAAGTGCCCCATGATTTCCTTttcctgtccgccatgttgttttgttatggGTAAAATCCGCCCCCAAGGCACCTTGGTCTATGGCAGTTCTAGGCCACGGTGTTATGATTTTcagttgcttttattttcatttgattttactttgaattaaattgcattttagacacatttttttctttgatttcattttacttctataataaattgtttttgaaaacaaaataaaataaaataaaacgaatgaaatgaaataaaacaaataaaataaactaaataagtaaaatgaaatataatataaaaggaaaaagttgaaaaaacacCGAAAATCCTTATGGCAGCTCTAGGCCACCATACACATGTGTTTTCCAATTTATCAAGATCTCTCGGGAAtaatatcatgaaaaaaatgTCGAACGTCGGTATTAATCCTACGTTCTTGGTATTTATctcattttgttcattttgctcAGAATACTGGATATAATATTTCTTTAGAGTACACGGCCATCACTTGCCTTTTCTttcgtcaattttttttcatattaaagAGATTCTGAATATTATTTTACGGCAAAATTCATTGCTAGAATATTAAtgggataaaaataaaaattcataaaacTCAATGACTTTACTACAGTTTCTGACCACGTTTCGACGTTACTTCATGTCATTATCgagtcaaaattaaatttcaaacaaCAACTGGTAATATGCAAGGTAGTAAAACAATGGGAAACGGTTTTATTTTGGCTCTATAGGTATAATTCCCAAAAATATTAGTTATAATAATTTCAACATTTGAATAATACGAGTCAGGTGAAAAGTTTGGAGCGAAAAGAATCAGTATAAGACTTGATGGCCTTGATGAAGGACAAATTTTTGATCAAGCAGTCAAATTTGCTGGTTCATTTTGTTTAAGACTTGGCAAAGATGAGCAATGAGTTTCCTTGTACCCAGCCCTTGTGTTGTCGTAAGATGCCTTCCGATAGCAGAGTAACGATACTTACTGACGCGTTGATGTAGGTGCATGCTGGATAGAATAGCCGACATAATTTGCATCACACAAATTACCTTCATAGAGATAAACAACGCTTTGAGTGTTCACAACCGGGGACTTTATTTCTTCGACACTCAGAATTTGTGATCTATCGAAGATATGACGACGACACAGCGACGGACTGCATTGCCCAAGACAGAATCAGCGAAGGAGTTCCTCCAAGTTATTCATACTCATGCCTAACAAAGCTTGGTACTTGATAAGTGAACAGGAAGGGTCTCTACCCTTCCTTGGTACAGTTTCACTAGGGTagatttttcttaattttcatgtttcagttTGTAATGTTCTCATGCGCTCAAACGTTGAGGCCTTCTGGGTCGACGTCAGTCAATCTAATTTGTACTTAAGCTTtatttttaaaagcatttttcaTAAATTTAGTCTCGACTGTTGGGGCAATGAGATACCTCTAAACAGCGAGGTGTTTCCTTCCCTCTATTAGTTCGAGGACTACGTTTTTTCATAGTTCCCTTCAGGGTTTTAGTTGTGGTTTTTCGAGTCAGTTAATACTAAAAGTTTGTAAACGAAATTTCCCTTTCTTGCTGTATTTTGTATGAAATGTATTCGACAAAACGTGGcttttgtgcaatttttatGTTTTGTAATGTTATATCGATGTGCAGCATAAACAcccgaaaaaaaatttaatggtaTATCCACCGTATGTCTGTTGCATTGTAAAGctgaaataaataagcatgaaGCCTGACTCACAACAAGGGTGCACAGTGACAGAGATTATTAAAATGATTATAGTCTCTGAGGATTTACTCGCAATTTCCTCTTCCTATCATGATTTCAGATGCTTCACCAACCTGATCCCAGTCAAACATGATGTAACAcattgaaaacaaattatttccttTCCCGAATAACATTTTTCAGTGCAATTCAACTCAAAGAACGAAACTCTAGCACCTGAAGCAGCGGTACCATATTTAGTTATCTTAGTTTTCTAATTGTTCTGCAGTAAATTAGACAGCTGCAGATATTGATGTCAAAGCTTACAGCTTTATGACATTGCAAAATTGGATATCGGAAGGAAAGATCGTGTATTATATGGAATTTCTACGATTACAACCACTGTCAAACTCTTCGATTCGTGGCCAAAAGTCAAAGGTATGTGCAAACAGGTAACAAATTCTTGTCGTGCATAGCATTATTTTGTAATCTACTGATCGATTAGGCCGTTGAAAACTGTCACGCACTGTTATTAACACACCTAAATGAAACCAAGTGAAAAGTTGATCTCATTGATCAACAATGCATCTATGATGTGACACGTTAAGGCATACAAAATGGagatgaaatagaaaaaaaagtgtaacaTGATATAAAAACGAGGCAGTCTCGTTTCCATATCATTATCCGTGTTTCTTGCTTTCTCTTCTTTCGTTTTATGATAACATGAAAACTTGACAGATGAACAGGTAactttttaaatatattttaaaaaaatctcaCTTTCAGCTTTGTTACTAACGGCAAATTAACTCAGGTCCCCAGTTCTTTCACTTCACCTGCTTCTGATGTGTTTTTAATTATCCTTGGTCGCCTAGTTGTCCATGATAGAAAGAGGATGCAGCCCATGCTAACAGTTCTGTTCATCTGTGTTGGATTTGGAACTTGCGTTACACTGATTCAGCAGCAAGCCat
Coding sequences:
- the LOC136889178 gene encoding uncharacterized protein — its product is MDKKVLSDRTRKATKKFKYRRNQLRGQKSNQNSQKEAKEGKTYETAVALNLDTSVNQPTPKTCTHIEHLVENISDNELHEYEKLVPSYYAQPDLPKLTYDPNQTYIFVAAPGKMQNSVSSPPFKKIMCFRKFEAHDALEDVKALTKILFHSALQLNKEKLVNCSGVISVEQAISSMSYLDRRHEIFQTFSGRLFDPRDDNGTIKQSMAQKIAGSGLSYSHIKELYLKFGTKGLLAILSMPPSQSTATKPRVTRTKRILDAIANHFQEPFPNEE